The following proteins are co-located in the Bacteroidales bacterium genome:
- a CDS encoding T9SS type A sorting domain-containing protein, which yields MKSFSTLIMLFLAFIFVNAQQNQINPKISGSAQTETLPLIDEETLEPLRTLAPISVPAIYSGPNAPLLPIVLDNSALPFFRPAYNQDGLSCGQASFVGYMFTYEMNRVRNLPGNIPANQYPTHFAWNWVNGGNGWYGASYFHSADMLRHVGTPNVPVYGGMSAGGGTRWMSGYNDYYHAMHNRIHDAYSINVSTPEGLQILKHYLKDHLEGSEHGGVATFYANPPPLYSLPPGTPEAGKKVAVSWSSANHAMTIVGYHDSIRWDYNNDGQYTNHLDINGDGVVDLRDWEIGGLKMVNSYGGVPNWGDGGFCYMMYKTLADPYGGGGIWNNAVHVIKAKSNTEPQLTMKVTLKHNLREQIKVTAGLSLDPNATSPTIEMDFPIFHYQGDLRPMQGEFTEEAKTIEFGLDITPLLSHVPSGQTARYFLRVYEKDPNGTGTGDILAFSLMDYTNGVNEIVCPNAPVPLVNDGKTTLWVNAGLTYNTVQISNTSIPGAQIYEPYSTQLQATGGTSPYHWSLKMDYEESLSTQTFPTITSQQLTPTSNTNGYATKKLDFSFPFYGELFDTLFIHVNGVVLFDRQLYPWPYLNEPMVLFKGYKGIAPYNFDLRLYSGQGIWYEGDENSATFRWKASLNGNQSTELNFAVKLFPNGDIEYYYGNMQFPAGTQWIGGLSSGDYRNYQLLSFTADPSVQPNKKVEFEAPDFAFEMSLSADGILQGIPTQVYDNCLLTFMATDNNNLFATKTLALNTTGLIIDYALQSGTNNILEFGETATMDIIIKSMEPAMVTNAIMTLATEDPLITMIDSIYQISSLAPGDSVVFAGAFSFSVSNQVPNNHLLGFDLDITSASDNWSRQLSMHAFAPLINLTHALVQDGSNGILDPGETTDIAIFFKNNGGAALNNILINISSPNPEITLNSTQATISTLPAEFGQYAVFNITASNDLTSGQVITINAIIDGHNDFQTTGEINIITGIIVESFESGNFNAFPWQFSGNQPWVIDTASPYEGTYSAKSGTIADNQTSVMEVTIIVAVDDSISFYRKVSSEPSYDYLKFYINGVLKGEWAGNVSWGKVSYPVSAGANVLKWMYEKDYSVSTGSDCAWVDYITFPAFLSVSAGIDGQICEGETFSPIGSATNYSSIEWSTNGSGSFDNQHILSPVYTPGESDIIIGEVMLTLTAEYASSSLSDSVMLSILQMAEAFAGPDSDVCIGEVFVLDSAYADNFTELLWATTGDGAFNHTAILNPAYTPGPNDLANGSVTLTLNAFSNPPCEVVSDEILLSFVMLPGIGVTPSGPDSVDLFVHSSSIYTTVALPQAMNYSWVLEPASAGSISGEGTTASVQWNSAYTGYATIKVCGSNACGDGGFSETKSTWVYDSTVGIELPETADMIRIAPNPSNGLFRLNINSHNGLPYSIAVINPIGNVVYYDEGSVSHADGSYEINLENSPQGMYVLVFRSNNITLHKKLVIGK from the coding sequence ATGAAATCATTTTCTACACTCATTATGCTTTTTTTAGCGTTCATATTTGTAAACGCCCAGCAAAATCAAATTAACCCCAAAATCAGTGGTTCTGCTCAAACTGAAACCCTGCCGCTCATAGATGAAGAAACCCTGGAACCTTTGCGTACGCTGGCTCCAATTTCTGTTCCCGCAATTTATTCTGGTCCCAACGCTCCATTGCTACCGATAGTCCTTGATAACTCAGCGCTTCCCTTTTTCCGGCCGGCGTATAACCAGGATGGTCTTTCATGCGGACAAGCTTCATTTGTGGGCTATATGTTTACTTATGAAATGAACCGGGTCAGAAATCTGCCTGGCAATATTCCTGCGAACCAATACCCGACCCATTTTGCATGGAACTGGGTAAACGGAGGTAATGGATGGTATGGAGCAAGCTATTTTCATTCCGCCGATATGCTCAGGCATGTGGGCACACCGAATGTACCGGTTTACGGCGGCATGTCGGCAGGCGGAGGCACACGCTGGATGAGTGGCTACAATGATTATTATCATGCCATGCACAATCGCATTCATGATGCGTATTCTATTAATGTTAGCACTCCTGAGGGTTTACAAATACTGAAGCACTATCTGAAAGATCACCTCGAAGGTTCAGAACATGGTGGTGTAGCAACATTTTATGCCAATCCCCCGCCACTTTATTCATTGCCCCCTGGCACTCCTGAAGCCGGCAAAAAGGTTGCTGTTAGCTGGAGCAGCGCAAATCATGCTATGACGATTGTGGGCTATCATGACTCAATCCGATGGGATTATAACAATGATGGACAATACACCAACCACCTTGATATTAACGGAGATGGTGTTGTTGATCTGCGTGACTGGGAGATAGGCGGACTAAAAATGGTAAACAGCTACGGTGGAGTTCCTAACTGGGGCGATGGCGGCTTTTGTTACATGATGTACAAAACGCTTGCTGATCCATACGGCGGCGGCGGAATCTGGAATAATGCGGTACACGTTATCAAAGCCAAATCCAATACTGAACCGCAGCTTACAATGAAAGTTACGCTGAAACATAATTTGCGTGAACAGATCAAGGTTACTGCCGGCTTGTCACTCGATCCGAATGCAACCTCGCCAACAATTGAAATGGATTTCCCCATTTTCCACTATCAGGGCGATCTAAGGCCTATGCAGGGCGAATTCACAGAGGAAGCCAAAACAATAGAATTTGGGCTGGACATCACACCTTTACTGAGCCATGTACCCAGCGGCCAGACTGCAAGATATTTTCTAAGGGTTTATGAAAAGGATCCAAACGGCACGGGTACAGGTGATATTCTGGCCTTCTCGCTTATGGATTACACCAATGGCGTTAATGAGATTGTTTGCCCCAATGCCCCAGTGCCACTTGTAAACGATGGTAAAACAACCCTCTGGGTGAATGCAGGCCTGACGTATAATACAGTTCAGATAAGTAACACATCAATTCCAGGCGCTCAAATTTATGAACCATATTCTACACAGCTTCAGGCAACGGGCGGAACATCGCCGTATCACTGGTCCTTAAAGATGGATTATGAGGAATCGCTTTCAACACAAACATTTCCAACTATAACTTCACAACAACTTACCCCAACCAGCAATACAAACGGGTATGCTACAAAAAAACTAGATTTTTCTTTCCCTTTCTACGGAGAATTATTTGACACCTTATTCATTCATGTGAACGGAGTTGTTTTGTTTGACCGGCAATTATATCCCTGGCCTTACCTTAACGAACCAATGGTTCTTTTCAAAGGATACAAGGGAATTGCACCTTACAATTTTGATCTTAGGCTATATTCAGGGCAAGGGATCTGGTATGAGGGTGATGAGAACTCAGCCACATTCAGATGGAAGGCATCACTTAACGGAAATCAGTCAACAGAGTTGAATTTTGCTGTGAAACTATTTCCAAATGGGGATATAGAATATTACTACGGCAATATGCAGTTTCCAGCAGGAACGCAATGGATCGGAGGGTTATCCAGTGGTGATTACAGGAATTATCAGTTGCTTTCATTTACTGCCGATCCTTCGGTTCAGCCAAATAAAAAAGTTGAATTTGAAGCCCCCGACTTTGCCTTTGAAATGAGCCTTTCAGCCGATGGAATCCTGCAAGGTATTCCAACCCAAGTGTATGATAATTGCCTGCTTACTTTCATGGCCACAGACAATAACAATCTTTTTGCAACAAAAACCCTGGCGCTGAACACTACAGGTCTAATCATAGATTATGCATTACAGTCGGGTACAAACAATATTCTCGAATTTGGTGAAACCGCCACAATGGATATCATCATCAAAAGCATGGAACCCGCAATGGTCACAAATGCAATCATGACCCTTGCCACAGAGGATCCCTTAATAACAATGATTGACAGCATTTACCAGATCAGTTCGCTCGCGCCCGGTGATTCAGTGGTTTTTGCGGGTGCATTTTCATTTAGCGTTTCAAACCAGGTTCCCAATAATCATTTGCTCGGCTTTGATCTTGATATCACCTCGGCGTCCGATAACTGGTCGCGGCAACTAAGCATGCATGCATTTGCCCCGCTGATCAATTTAACCCACGCTCTGGTTCAGGATGGCAGCAATGGCATTCTGGATCCAGGCGAAACAACTGATATTGCAATCTTTTTCAAGAACAATGGTGGTGCAGCATTGAATAATATCCTAATCAATATTTCAAGCCCCAACCCCGAAATTACACTGAATTCAACGCAGGCAACAATAAGCACACTTCCGGCAGAATTTGGGCAGTATGCTGTTTTTAACATTACTGCCTCCAACGATTTGACTTCCGGGCAGGTAATTACTATTAATGCAATCATTGACGGTCACAATGATTTCCAAACTACAGGCGAAATAAATATTATTACCGGAATTATTGTAGAGAGTTTCGAGAGTGGCAATTTCAATGCTTTCCCGTGGCAGTTTTCCGGAAACCAACCCTGGGTTATTGACACAGCAAGCCCTTACGAAGGAACATATAGCGCAAAATCTGGTACAATTGCCGATAACCAGACTTCAGTAATGGAAGTGACAATTATAGTTGCTGTGGACGATTCAATTTCATTTTACCGCAAGGTTTCCTCTGAACCCAGTTATGATTACCTGAAGTTTTATATCAATGGCGTACTAAAGGGTGAATGGGCTGGAAATGTTTCCTGGGGAAAAGTTTCTTACCCGGTGAGCGCCGGTGCAAATGTGCTAAAGTGGATGTATGAAAAGGATTACAGCGTTTCAACGGGTTCGGACTGCGCCTGGGTTGATTATATAACATTCCCTGCATTCTTATCAGTAAGCGCCGGGATTGACGGTCAGATATGCGAAGGAGAAACCTTTTCGCCTATTGGCAGCGCAACAAACTATTCCAGCATTGAGTGGTCAACCAATGGCTCAGGCAGTTTTGATAATCAGCATATCCTGAGTCCGGTTTACACTCCAGGTGAATCTGATATAATAATAGGCGAAGTTATGCTGACGCTTACCGCAGAGTATGCATCCAGTTCGTTGTCCGATAGTGTTATGCTTTCAATTTTGCAGATGGCCGAAGCTTTTGCCGGACCCGATTCTGATGTTTGCATCGGGGAAGTTTTTGTGTTGGATTCAGCTTATGCCGATAATTTTACCGAACTGCTCTGGGCAACAACTGGCGATGGCGCTTTCAATCATACCGCGATTCTGAACCCTGCATACACCCCCGGTCCGAACGACCTTGCCAACGGCTCAGTAACGCTGACGTTGAATGCTTTTTCCAATCCCCCTTGCGAGGTAGTCAGTGATGAAATTTTACTTTCGTTTGTAATGCTTCCAGGAATTGGTGTTACACCTTCGGGACCAGATAGCGTAGATTTATTTGTTCACTCCTCAAGCATCTATACAACTGTTGCATTGCCCCAGGCAATGAATTATTCCTGGGTGCTGGAGCCAGCATCGGCTGGGAGTATTTCAGGCGAAGGAACAACAGCAAGCGTTCAATGGAATTCAGCTTATACCGGATATGCAACGATCAAGGTTTGTGGATCAAATGCCTGTGGTGACGGCGGTTTTTCTGAAACCAAATCCACCTGGGTTTATGATTCTACTGTTGGAATTGAACTTCCTGAAACTGCAGACATGATCCGAATTGCACCCAATCCTTCAAATGGATTGTTCCGCCTGAATATTAACAGCCATAACGGTTTGCCATATTCAATAGCTGTAATTAACCCTATCGGCAACGTTGTTTATTATGATGAAGGATCGGTGTCCCATGCTGATGGGTCCTACGAAATAAACCTGGAAAACAGCCCGCAAGGCATGTATGTTTTGGTTTTCAGATCAAACAATATCACATTGCACAAGAAATTGGTAATTGGGAAATAG
- a CDS encoding MBOAT family protein yields the protein MNFSSSLFLLYFLPAFLLVYFLLGSRFRNVFTLGASAIFFFWGAPSFTFLLIVSILIDYYLSGAMHAASGKPRKTLLVFLLLLNLSMLLYFKYTGFFIVQFNMMMGWLGLPRMPLLNVILPLGISFITFQKMSYLIDVYRGTTQPAEKLRDYALFIFFFPKLLAGPIVRYKEFAPRIAERKEFSGFEERLTGFFRFSLGLAKKVMIANVLGGYADEIFATETFLLNTKTAWLGAIAYSFQIYFDFSAYSDMAIGLARMIGFNIKENFNNPYISVGITEFWKRWHITLGTWLRDYLFLPVAYALSRRMPENKYLGLKTDKWLYIFASLITMLLCGFWHGAGWTFILWGLYHGVFMSVERLFLTKLMKKAGRVIAVFFTFFVVTLGWVIFRADSLTHAVEIYSLMFSLNFQVVDFLITPQLIVLLIVSTVFSFWALAPGIEKWQMKIYTGIRTTNGLIAITVSAFILFIMGLSQVTASGFNPFIYFRF from the coding sequence ATGAACTTCAGCAGCAGTCTGTTTCTCTTATATTTTCTGCCGGCTTTTTTGCTGGTCTATTTTCTTCTGGGAAGCAGATTTCGTAATGTTTTTACACTTGGCGCAAGTGCAATATTTTTTTTCTGGGGTGCACCTTCGTTTACCTTTTTACTGATAGTTTCAATCCTGATAGATTATTATCTGTCTGGCGCAATGCATGCAGCCTCAGGCAAGCCGCGCAAAACTTTGCTGGTGTTTCTTTTGCTTCTGAACCTTTCCATGCTGTTGTATTTTAAGTACACCGGCTTTTTCATCGTTCAGTTTAATATGATGATGGGTTGGCTTGGACTTCCCCGGATGCCGTTATTGAATGTAATACTGCCGCTCGGTATCTCATTTATTACATTCCAGAAAATGAGCTACCTGATTGACGTTTATCGCGGTACGACCCAACCCGCCGAAAAGCTCAGGGATTATGCGCTCTTTATATTTTTCTTTCCTAAACTCCTGGCTGGGCCGATAGTACGTTACAAGGAGTTTGCTCCCCGGATTGCCGAACGCAAAGAATTTTCGGGTTTTGAAGAACGACTTACCGGCTTTTTCAGGTTCTCACTCGGCCTGGCAAAAAAAGTGATGATTGCCAATGTACTGGGAGGATATGCCGACGAGATTTTTGCAACTGAAACCTTTCTGCTCAACACCAAAACCGCCTGGCTTGGAGCAATTGCCTATAGCTTCCAGATTTATTTCGACTTTTCTGCTTACAGCGATATGGCTATCGGGCTGGCACGAATGATCGGGTTTAACATCAAGGAAAATTTCAACAATCCTTACATTTCGGTTGGGATCACAGAATTCTGGAAACGTTGGCATATTACCTTGGGAACCTGGCTGCGCGATTATCTCTTTCTTCCGGTTGCCTACGCTTTGTCGCGGCGCATGCCCGAAAACAAATATCTTGGTCTGAAAACCGACAAATGGCTTTATATTTTTGCTAGCCTTATCACTATGCTGCTTTGCGGCTTTTGGCACGGCGCAGGCTGGACCTTTATTCTCTGGGGTCTCTATCATGGTGTTTTTATGTCAGTTGAGCGTTTGTTTCTGACAAAACTTATGAAAAAAGCAGGAAGGGTAATTGCCGTATTTTTTACGTTTTTCGTTGTTACCCTAGGATGGGTTATTTTCAGGGCTGATTCATTAACACATGCAGTTGAAATATATTCGCTGATGTTTTCACTTAATTTTCAGGTTGTAGATTTTTTGATCACACCACAATTGATAGTATTGCTGATAGTTTCAACTGTTTTTTCTTTCTGGGCATTAGCGCCAGGAATTGAAAAATGGCAAATGAAGATTTACACCGGAATACGGACTACCAATGGTTTAATTGCCATAACAGTGTCTGCTTTTATTTTGTTTATCATGGGTTTAAGCCAGGTAACAGCAAGCGGTTTTAACCCGTTCATTTATTTTAGGTTTTAG
- a CDS encoding agmatine deiminase family protein, translated as MKKTITLLLTLLAVFTGLNELKAQYPEWNDPNSLPKWMTAEEELRRHEIGIGTEQTLSPPGPIRNISEFERMQGAMVRYNNGLGVPTSLIVAISQHTKVYTIAANQSQRTAAYNSYQAAGANMNNCDFIIAGTNSIWTRDYGPLWIVNGDNQISVLDFPYNRPRPLDNAIPGHLANHLGVPLYAMGVVHTGGNYMSTGGGSAASTDLVYEENGNNSTWVNQQMEDYAGIENYHVTIDPQGEYIKHIDCWAKFLDVDKILIAEVPPSNPQYSAYEQVTMYFANQLSPYGTPYQIFRVYSPNGQPYTNSLILNHRVYVPTVNSTHDAAALAAYQQALPGYEVMGFYSSSWQSTDALHCRVKEIADIGMLSVRHVPLQGLFDYQSEFEIEAEIIAHSGQTIYADSLFIIFKTNAGDFDTVPLYHAQDHTFTGMLPVTPGDTLITYYLSAADASGRKETWPLIGAAGARSFQVTMPPDIVVMPDSLLFENIEQAFWYGVELTINNPSSVELSVQDMIIYNNSCYFEPQPVLPYTIQPGESMITTVFLTPGVAIRPDLFLYDSIYVVSDLATHMVPVWVNPDLLGSVHDIDPIISAFNTFPNPFTSQISFGFTLKESSHVNLEIFDLQGRKIISLLDEPKSAGQHQIIWDDRTSANLPEGVFMARIIARNHVFTRKIVLTK; from the coding sequence ATGAAAAAGACTATTACCCTGCTGCTGACACTATTGGCAGTGTTTACCGGTTTGAATGAATTAAAGGCACAGTATCCCGAGTGGAACGATCCCAATAGTTTGCCGAAATGGATGACAGCAGAGGAAGAACTTCGCCGCCACGAAATCGGAATTGGCACTGAGCAAACGCTATCGCCTCCGGGCCCTATCCGCAATATTTCGGAGTTTGAACGTATGCAGGGAGCCATGGTTCGATACAATAATGGGCTTGGTGTTCCAACCAGCCTGATAGTAGCAATATCTCAGCACACCAAAGTCTATACTATTGCTGCGAACCAATCGCAACGAACAGCAGCATATAACTCCTACCAGGCCGCAGGTGCAAACATGAATAACTGTGATTTCATTATTGCAGGCACCAACTCTATTTGGACCCGGGATTATGGCCCGTTGTGGATCGTTAACGGAGACAACCAGATCAGCGTGCTCGATTTCCCCTACAACCGGCCCAGGCCGCTCGATAACGCGATACCCGGACATCTGGCCAATCACCTCGGGGTTCCGCTTTATGCTATGGGTGTGGTTCATACCGGTGGCAATTATATGTCAACAGGAGGGGGAAGCGCCGCTTCGACCGACCTTGTTTATGAAGAGAATGGCAATAATTCAACCTGGGTAAATCAACAAATGGAGGATTATGCCGGAATAGAAAACTATCATGTAACCATTGACCCGCAGGGTGAATATATTAAGCACATTGATTGCTGGGCAAAATTTCTTGACGTAGACAAGATTCTCATTGCAGAAGTTCCCCCATCAAATCCGCAATATTCGGCCTATGAACAGGTTACCATGTACTTTGCCAACCAGTTAAGCCCCTATGGAACACCCTACCAGATTTTCCGTGTTTATTCACCAAACGGACAACCTTACACCAATTCCCTGATACTTAACCACAGGGTTTATGTACCCACGGTGAATTCCACCCATGATGCGGCCGCACTGGCTGCTTACCAGCAGGCATTGCCGGGTTATGAAGTTATGGGTTTTTACTCATCCAGTTGGCAATCCACAGATGCATTGCATTGCCGCGTGAAGGAAATTGCTGATATCGGGATGCTCTCGGTCAGACATGTACCCCTGCAAGGCTTGTTTGATTACCAATCTGAATTTGAGATTGAAGCCGAGATTATAGCACATAGCGGACAAACTATCTATGCTGACTCACTTTTTATCATTTTCAAAACAAATGCCGGCGACTTTGATACAGTTCCGCTTTATCATGCACAGGATCATACATTTACCGGTATGTTGCCCGTTACACCTGGTGATACATTGATTACTTATTACCTTTCCGCCGCCGATGCTTCAGGCCGCAAAGAAACCTGGCCATTGATTGGCGCAGCGGGTGCCCGTTCATTCCAGGTTACCATGCCACCCGACATCGTTGTAATGCCAGATTCTCTCTTGTTTGAAAACATTGAACAAGCTTTCTGGTATGGAGTTGAACTCACCATTAACAATCCGTCTTCGGTTGAGTTATCGGTTCAGGACATGATAATCTATAACAACTCCTGTTATTTCGAACCCCAACCTGTACTTCCCTATACTATTCAGCCCGGTGAATCTATGATTACAACCGTGTTCCTTACTCCAGGTGTTGCTATAAGACCAGATCTTTTTCTTTACGATTCAATTTATGTAGTAAGCGATTTAGCAACACATATGGTTCCTGTATGGGTAAATCCTGATTTACTTGGAAGTGTTCATGATATAGACCCTATAATCAGCGCTTTTAACACGTTTCCCAATCCTTTTACATCGCAAATTAGCTTTGGGTTTACCCTGAAAGAAAGCAGCCATGTAAACCTGGAAATATTCGATCTGCAAGGCAGAAAGATCATTTCGTTGCTAGATGAACCCAAATCAGCCGGTCAGCACCAAATCATCTGGGATGACAGAACCAGTGCAAATTTGCCCGAAGGCGTTTTCATGGCCCGGATCATTGCCAGAAACCACGTGTTCACCAGAAAGATTGTTTTGACGAAGTAA
- a CDS encoding DUF481 domain-containing protein has product MTRLILLLFQLFAASGILYSQILNVESQRIVQDSSGWVGKADLTFNITSNQEQIFDLNSALHLQHKRNKNTYILLGGASMIRAGDNDFDNSGHIHFRYNRDLNKWLTWEAFAQGQYNRVLMIDHRELVGTGPRFLLLNSENSKLFAASLYMFENELIVEAKESQINHRISSYVAYNWKVNDHVSMNNIMYFQPLINDFSDHRIMLQTSLKFRITKIVGLSVNFNLLNDSDPPPGIKHTVYSVRNGLEVRF; this is encoded by the coding sequence ATGACCAGACTGATTCTTCTTCTTTTTCAGTTATTTGCTGCTTCAGGTATCCTCTATTCACAAATCCTGAACGTGGAGAGCCAACGCATTGTACAGGATTCCTCGGGCTGGGTAGGAAAAGCAGATTTAACATTTAACATCACTTCGAACCAGGAACAGATTTTTGACCTGAACTCAGCCCTGCATCTGCAACATAAAAGAAACAAAAACACCTATATACTGCTGGGCGGAGCGAGTATGATCCGTGCTGGCGACAATGATTTCGACAATAGCGGACATATTCACTTCCGCTATAACCGTGACCTGAATAAATGGCTTACCTGGGAAGCCTTCGCTCAAGGTCAGTATAACCGGGTATTAATGATTGACCACCGTGAACTTGTGGGAACCGGGCCCAGGTTCCTGTTGCTAAATAGTGAAAACAGCAAGCTCTTTGCGGCATCGTTGTACATGTTTGAAAACGAACTGATCGTAGAGGCAAAAGAAAGCCAGATTAACCACCGTATCAGCAGTTATGTGGCTTATAACTGGAAAGTAAACGATCATGTTTCCATGAACAATATCATGTACTTCCAGCCACTGATCAATGATTTCAGTGACCACCGCATTATGCTTCAAACCAGTTTAAAATTCAGGATTACTAAAATTGTGGGGCTTTCGGTAAATTTCAACCTCCTCAATGACAGCGATCCGCCGCCCGGAATTAAGCACACAGTTTATTCGGTTAGGAATGGGTTGGAGGTGAGGTTTTGA
- a CDS encoding S46 family peptidase, with protein sequence MKKQFLLLTLALMLAFNFQLRADEGMWVPMFFKDYIYSDMQNMGLRLTAEELYSLNNASLKDAIVGLSSGGAPEGFFCSAEIVSPNGLLFTNHHCAYGQIQQHSSVEFDYLTDGFWAMSYEEELPNEGMTASILVRMEDVTTRVLADVTADMSDSDRQAAIRKVIQELKEENAEEGKYDVTVKPFYAGNEYYMLVYQTYRDVRLVGAPPSSIGKFGGDTDNWMWPRHTGDFTVLRIFTAPDGSPAKYAKENIPMKPKHHLPVSIKGVEREDFSMIWGFPGRTSRYLTSYGVEYNVEHFQPLLVKILERRLETMKTHMDLDPAIRIQYASTYSSLANGWKYYLGQTRGLKRLDVYSQKQEIEEAFNQWLENNPEANEKYGEVLSKMQEGYGLMAADVLPTMYLNLAAMGPSSVGFASSLSEMRTVLEKDRKNKEAIEEAATKLRARASSHFENMDYNTDVSLFAAMMEMVFFNLAEPWRPAFFDDVIKNHQGNFLSYAKEIYAKSILTSPEALEKFLAKPRLRDIDNDPLFTAQKQIRELSMKASGNFGKGQGMVSKAEKLWIAALREMNPEKIYFADANSTIRLSYGQVLDYYPADAVHYDYLTTLAGVMDKEDPSNDEFIVHPKLKELYENKDFGPYGKDGVLYVNFLTNHDITGGNSGSPVINADGHLIGIAFDGNWEAMSGDIAFEPELQRTINVDTRYVLFIIDKFAGAQRLIDEMTIIR encoded by the coding sequence ATGAAAAAACAATTTCTATTGCTGACGCTTGCACTCATGCTAGCGTTCAATTTCCAGCTTCGTGCTGATGAGGGAATGTGGGTTCCCATGTTTTTTAAGGATTATATTTATTCTGATATGCAGAATATGGGTCTCAGGCTCACGGCCGAAGAGCTATACAGCCTCAACAACGCAAGTCTAAAGGATGCCATCGTCGGCCTTTCAAGCGGAGGCGCCCCCGAAGGCTTTTTCTGTAGCGCCGAAATTGTTTCACCAAACGGGCTTTTGTTTACGAACCACCATTGCGCTTACGGGCAAATTCAGCAGCACAGTTCGGTAGAATTTGATTACCTCACCGATGGATTCTGGGCCATGAGCTATGAAGAAGAACTTCCCAACGAGGGCATGACTGCTTCAATCCTTGTAAGAATGGAAGATGTAACCACCAGGGTACTCGCTGATGTTACTGCTGATATGAGCGATTCCGACCGCCAGGCAGCCATACGAAAGGTAATCCAGGAATTAAAAGAAGAAAATGCTGAAGAGGGCAAGTACGATGTAACCGTAAAGCCATTTTATGCCGGCAATGAGTACTACATGCTGGTTTATCAGACCTATCGTGATGTAAGGTTGGTTGGTGCGCCCCCTTCTTCCATTGGCAAATTTGGTGGAGACACTGACAACTGGATGTGGCCACGTCATACAGGTGATTTTACAGTGCTTCGTATCTTCACAGCCCCCGATGGTTCGCCGGCTAAGTACGCAAAAGAAAATATTCCTATGAAACCCAAACACCACCTGCCGGTTTCAATCAAAGGTGTTGAACGCGAAGACTTCAGCATGATATGGGGATTTCCGGGACGCACAAGCCGCTATCTTACATCATACGGCGTTGAGTATAATGTTGAGCATTTCCAGCCCTTGCTGGTAAAAATTCTTGAACGCCGGCTCGAAACCATGAAAACACATATGGACCTCGATCCTGCTATTCGCATTCAATATGCATCTACTTACTCGAGCCTTGCCAATGGCTGGAAATATTACCTGGGTCAGACCCGAGGGCTGAAACGCCTTGATGTTTATAGTCAGAAACAGGAAATTGAAGAAGCGTTCAATCAGTGGCTGGAAAACAACCCAGAAGCCAATGAAAAATATGGCGAAGTGCTTTCGAAGATGCAGGAAGGATACGGACTTATGGCCGCTGATGTTTTACCCACCATGTATCTGAACCTTGCTGCTATGGGGCCATCCAGTGTTGGTTTTGCCAGTTCACTAAGTGAAATGAGAACAGTGCTCGAAAAAGACCGCAAAAACAAGGAGGCCATTGAAGAAGCTGCTACAAAACTTCGCGCCAGGGCTTCCAGCCATTTTGAAAATATGGACTATAACACCGATGTCAGTCTTTTTGCCGCTATGATGGAAATGGTATTTTTTAACCTTGCTGAGCCATGGCGTCCTGCATTTTTTGATGATGTGATTAAGAACCATCAGGGCAATTTCCTAAGCTACGCCAAAGAAATTTATGCGAAATCTATCTTAACTTCACCAGAGGCACTTGAGAAATTCCTGGCAAAGCCACGCCTGCGTGATATTGATAATGATCCGCTTTTTACGGCTCAGAAACAAATACGGGAATTATCAATGAAAGCCTCCGGGAACTTTGGCAAAGGCCAGGGCATGGTTTCAAAAGCTGAGAAACTATGGATTGCCGCGCTGCGTGAGATGAATCCTGAGAAAATTTACTTTGCCGATGCAAACTCTACCATACGCTTGAGTTACGGACAGGTGCTCGACTATTACCCTGCCGATGCGGTTCATTACGATTACCTGACAACTCTTGCAGGCGTCATGGACAAGGAAGACCCCAGCAACGATGAGTTCATCGTTCATCCCAAACTTAAAGAATTGTATGAAAACAAGGATTTTGGACCCTATGGCAAAGACGGCGTGCTGTATGTGAACTTCCTTACCAATCATGATATCACCGGTGGAAACTCAGGTAGCCCGGTTATAAATGCTGATGGCCATCTGATCGGTATTGCTTTTGATGGTAACTGGGAAGCCATGAGCGGCGATATTGCGTTCGAACCCGAATTGCAACGGACCATTAATGTAGACACACGCTACGTACTCTTTATCATTGATAAGTTTGCCGGCGCTCAACGCCTCATTGACGAAATGACGATTATCAGGTAA